AAAATGGAAAAAGATGCCCTTATTTGAGGGAGGCTCTTTTAATTAACAATCATCAATAATAATGTATCTATTACTAAAAAATTACCGTGTCGCCTCCAAGCACTAAAGACAGCCTTTTCTACGAATTTGGTCAAGTCTTGTGCTGTCCATCCCTCAGTTTTATTGCCATAATGATTCCAATCGACGTCGTTTGATATTTGCAACTTTGACTTCATAGCTAGCTGGAGAATGTCCATTCGATCCTcctggataaaaaaaaatgttgaagaatTCAGTTAGTTACTTAATTACCCGTCAATTTACCAATAGGTATAGAAATTAATATACCTTTTCAAATTCAGGCACTGATAGGATAGTTCTGAAGAGGTGAATACCCCGTGGAGCAGCCAACTTCCTATTTATTTTGTCAATACTTATACAGGTAGCTACAACAGCAACGTAATTTACTGCTTGATACTCAGTTATAAGGTTCAACAGCATGTCAGCAGTTCTATGAGAAACGaagattttattacaaaacaGAATTAATATTGCGAGAAAAACGGCtgaattgattttgaaaatgatcaGGCAATTCACAATAATACTTATTTTCAGGAGAAATTAGTCGAAGTTCATACATATCTGCGTAGTATAGTATCCATCAATGTGAGTCAGTTACCTGACAGTGTTGATTGCATCCGGAGTATTCTCTTCATCAGCCAGAATTTTTCCTGCTATACTGTCCAAAtcatcgataaataaaatggCTGGTTGGTAGTAAACGCACTCCAGAATAGCTGGCAGGAAGATTTTGTGTaatgtttccatttttttacctgtagaaataatttctttaatatATAAACAATTACATATGATTGATCAAAATTTAGAGTTAAAAACTGGAATACATGTTTATTCGAAGTTACGATTATCCTACCTTTTAATGATTTGCAATCAATCACGTGCACATAAACAAAATTTGGAACTTCTCTAAAAGCCTCTTTCAAAATCTGGCCTACAGTTGTCTTTCCACTACCAACTTTTCCGCATATTAGAATATTTTCTCTGTCATATCCGAAATCTGAAGCTCGATCTAAGCCCAGACTCAGTCCCAAAATAGATTTACATTCTGTTAAAAGAGATCTCAAGCCTCTGAAACAATCATTACCATTATgattgttgaatgaaaaagttgattattttgttacaaTAATTCACCAATTATAACAAATCAATGGCAACTTACCGCATTGAGATAGTTTGCAAGCATACACTCTCTGGATCCTGTAAGCTTTCCATCTCGTTTTCCACACTAAATACGACATCCTTTACATGTACAGGAGTAGTTTTCAAATCATACAAATCTATCAAAGCGTAGGAAGTTGGGAGTGGGCAGAATTGAACAATGCAAGACTTATCATTCCTCAAACTCAGCACGGATAATGAATTAATAAGCACTTTATCATATATCGATTGTTCTTtgaggaaattttcaaaatcttccAAAGAAACTGGATTGTTTTGTGGAAATAATTCTATAGCCGTAACAGGCTGCACTGAGTATTCAATCAATTCTAATGTGACTTTAGCACCCACTTTTAATTTGAGATTATGCCTGAGATTTTCCGACACGTAGACGCTTTTATAAAGCAAATGATTGGCAAAATATTCTCTGTCAATACAGTATGAACACTTTTTCAAAACCTCTTCCAGTACAAATATTTTGGCGACTACTTCTGTTATTAAATTAAGTCCTGCAGTATTGTTAGTTCGCAAATAATTCGTGTTAGTTACTTTAACGAATTGCGTATTCTGCCTCACTTTCTTAACTCGGCAATAAATCTCTCCAGAATGGAAATTCTTTGGTAAAAAACGttgattaataaaaatattgtacggCTGTCTCAATAAGGAATCTACAGTGCTCATGGCCTCTGTGTCTTCTATCCTTTTTACAGGTAGGACCCGGAAAGTCTGAATGATATTcttctttgaatattttcccaCTATATTCTCAACAGATTCTTCAATATTTGcctcttttttcttatctgtGTCAGAAAACAAATTCGGCACCACATTTTTAAACGTATCCCAAAGACTATCagatgaattttcttttttatcctctTTTACTTCCTTTTTCGGAAATGATACTGTTATCTCTGTGAACGGTTGAAGCTTTCCATACCTGTACCTAGGTTCCACAGACTCTGAAGAGAAAAAGTGAGCcttaaaagtga
The sequence above is drawn from the Neodiprion pinetum isolate iyNeoPine1 chromosome 2, iyNeoPine1.2, whole genome shotgun sequence genome and encodes:
- the Pex1 gene encoding peroxisomal ATPase PEX1 isoform X1 → MQAERFTVKYITVQNCFVYLPGTWQRQLATKPNAIRITHHDRDFYFSWHSQPSPDQSLRLSATFARALGIQEGDNVLASSEAHPSAVSNVTVMPKSSEDWEIVELQSNKIQESLLNQINIVAVDQQIVVWISKFLSVELHVESVEPRYRYGKLQPFTEITVSFPKKEVKEDKKENSSDSLWDTFKNVVPNLFSDTDKKKEANIEESVENIVGKYSKKNIIQTFRVLPVKRIEDTEAMSTVDSLLRQPYNIFINQRFLPKNFHSGEIYCRVKKVRQNTQFVKVTNTNYLRTNNTAGLNLITEVVAKIFVLEEVLKKCSYCIDREYFANHLLYKSVYVSENLRHNLKLKVGAKVTLELIEYSVQPVTAIELFPQNNPVSLEDFENFLKEQSIYDKVLINSLSVLSLRNDKSCIVQFCPLPTSYALIDLYDLKTTPVHVKDVVFSVENEMESLQDPESVCLQTISMRGLRSLLTECKSILGLSLGLDRASDFGYDRENILICGKVGSGKTTVGQILKEAFREVPNFVYVHVIDCKSLKGKKMETLHKIFLPAILECVYYQPAILFIDDLDSIAGKILADEENTPDAINTVRTADMLLNLITEYQAVNYVAVVATCISIDKINRKLAAPRGIHLFRTILSVPEFEKEDRMDILQLAMKSKLQISNDVDWNHYGNKTEGWTAQDLTKFVEKAVFSAWRRHVNSGLTTPLIACDEDLSRSLDKSVPMSLQGIDLYSGPGYAWSDIGGLAEVKQSLIELLHWPLKYPELFKNAPIRQQGGVLLYGAPGTGKTMLAGAIAKECGLNFISVKGPELLSKYIGASEEAVRNVFEKANSAKPCVLFFDEFDSLAPRRGHDSTGVTDRVVNQFLAQLDGVEGRQGVAVVAATSRPDLLDPALLRPGRLDKSLLCPLPDRTERKEILTALCESQKLDVRSLDLDTLAAETMGFTGADLNSILSQARITVLEEDLAAVKSHGREISGSLGTVGVTQRHLIDALASTRPSLNGSERAKYDRIYAKFSRAEDLSEDILKNSQRATLA
- the Pex1 gene encoding peroxisomal ATPase PEX1 isoform X2, whose product is MLAHFFSSESVEPRYRYGKLQPFTEITVSFPKKEVKEDKKENSSDSLWDTFKNVVPNLFSDTDKKKEANIEESVENIVGKYSKKNIIQTFRVLPVKRIEDTEAMSTVDSLLRQPYNIFINQRFLPKNFHSGEIYCRVKKVRQNTQFVKVTNTNYLRTNNTAGLNLITEVVAKIFVLEEVLKKCSYCIDREYFANHLLYKSVYVSENLRHNLKLKVGAKVTLELIEYSVQPVTAIELFPQNNPVSLEDFENFLKEQSIYDKVLINSLSVLSLRNDKSCIVQFCPLPTSYALIDLYDLKTTPVHVKDVVFSVENEMESLQDPESVCLQTISMRGLRSLLTECKSILGLSLGLDRASDFGYDRENILICGKVGSGKTTVGQILKEAFREVPNFVYVHVIDCKSLKGKKMETLHKIFLPAILECVYYQPAILFIDDLDSIAGKILADEENTPDAINTVRTADMLLNLITEYQAVNYVAVVATCISIDKINRKLAAPRGIHLFRTILSVPEFEKEDRMDILQLAMKSKLQISNDVDWNHYGNKTEGWTAQDLTKFVEKAVFSAWRRHVNSGLTTPLIACDEDLSRSLDKSVPMSLQGIDLYSGPGYAWSDIGGLAEVKQSLIELLHWPLKYPELFKNAPIRQQGGVLLYGAPGTGKTMLAGAIAKECGLNFISVKGPELLSKYIGASEEAVRNVFEKANSAKPCVLFFDEFDSLAPRRGHDSTGVTDRVVNQFLAQLDGVEGRQGVAVVAATSRPDLLDPALLRPGRLDKSLLCPLPDRTERKEILTALCESQKLDVRSLDLDTLAAETMGFTGADLNSILSQARITVLEEDLAAVKSHGREISGSLGTVGVTQRHLIDALASTRPSLNGSERAKYDRIYAKFSRAEDLSEDILKNSQRATLA